One window of Arvicola amphibius chromosome 6, mArvAmp1.2, whole genome shotgun sequence genomic DNA carries:
- the Cep104 gene encoding centrosomal protein of 104 kDa isoform X2 — protein MPHKIGFVVVSSSGHEDGFSARELMIHAPTVSGWRSPKFCQFPQEIVLQMVERCRIRKLQLLAHQYMISSKVEFYISESLPEYLVPYQAERFRRLGYVSLCDNEKTGCKARELKSVYVDAVGQFLKLIFHQNHANKYNIYNQVALVAINIIGDPADFGDESNITSREKLIDHYLGHSPHNEDPALEGTFAGRSDYISPLDDLAFDMYQDPEVAQIIRRLDEKKRDAVKKERYDHAKKLKQAIADLQKVGERLGRFEVEKRCAVEKEDYDLAKEKKQQMARYRAQVYEQLELHGLLQGEPEMQRPFVLPLQPLASPSSPQHWKAASSLPRTEELETEGTFAGPALQEKPLAYPSASSPRHSAVDQSPPAADPVPRSHVDAVPYDERPLPITRKQLGEASTEPEVKDADNSDVRTRGVSGEPEPLTEKALREASSAIDILGEPLVAGAYSKTWSCREDALLALYQKLMEMPVGTQKEDLKNMLRASVFLIRRAIKDIVTSVFQASLKLVKMIITQYIPKHKLSKLETTHCVERTVPLLLTRTGDSSARLRVMALNFIQEMALFKEVKSLQLIPSYLVQPLKPNASTHLAMSQVDLLARLLRDLGTGNSGFTVDSVMKFALSALEHKVYEVRETAVRIILDMYRQHPALTLEHLPPEDSSTRRNLLYKAIFEGIAKIDGRLTEAEVRAQKRAATKEAEKQKKEEVKVLQGQLAALRETQAGAQEKENDGVKLRNQVCASFVGREMSLSQKRAWTSTTGNTASC, from the exons ATGCCCCACAAGATTGGATTTGTAGTGGTCAGCTCTTCTGGACATGAAGATGGCTTCAGTGCTCGGGAACTAATGATCCACGCACCGACTGTCAGTGGCTGGAGGTCACCAAA ATTCTGCCAGTTTCCACAAGAGATTGTTCTCCAGATGGTGGAGAGGTGTCGGATAAGGAAGCTGCAGCTCCTCGCTCACCAGTACATGATCTCCAGTAAGGTTGAGTTCTACATCAGTGAAAGTTTGCCTGAGTACCTGGTGCCGTACCAAGCAGAGCGCTTCCGCAGACTGGG ctatgtgtctctgtgtgacaaCGAAAAGACAGGCTGCAAAGCCCGGGAACTCAAGTCTGTCTACGTGGATGCTGTGGGGCAGTTTCTTAAGCTGATCTTTCACCAAAACCACGCCAACAAGTACAACATATATAATCAG GTGGCTTTGGTTGCGATAAATATCATTGGAGACCCTGCAGATTTTGGTGATGAAAGCAATATT ACCTCTAGAGAGAAGCTGATTGACCATTACCTTGGCCACAGTCCCCACAATGAAGACCCAGCCCTGGAAGGAACTTTTGCCGG GAGATCTGACTATATCTCTCCACTTGATGACTTGGCATTTGACATGTACCAAGACCCCGAAGTTGCGCAGATCATTCGCAGGCTggatgaaaagaaaagggatgCTGTCAAGAAGGAGCGCTATGATCACGCGAAGAAACTGAAGCAAGCGATCGCTGACTTACAGAAGGTCGGTGAGCGCCTGGGGCGCTTCGAGGTGGAGAAGCGCTGCGCTGTGGAGAAGGAAGACTATGACCTGGCCAAGGAGAAGAAGCAGCAGATGGCACGCTACCGTGCCCAGGTGTACGAACAGCTGGAGCTGCACGGCCTCCTGCAGGGCGAGCCAGAG ATGCAGAGGCCCTTCGTTTTgcccctccagccccttgcatctcccagcagtccccagcactggaaggcagcGTCCTCACTGCCGCGCACAGAAGAGCTGGAAACAGAAGGCACATTTGCAGGCCCCGCCCTCCAGGAAAAGCCCTTGGCATATCCCTCGGCATCGTCTCCTCGACATTCAGCAGTGGACCAGTCCCCACCTGCCGCAGACCCTGTACCTAGGAGCCAT GTGGACGCCGTGCCCTACGATGAGCGGCCTCTTCCCATTACTCGGAAGCAACTGGGGGAAGCATCCACCGAGCCTGAAGTGAAAGACGCAGACAACAGTGACGTCCGGACACGGGGTGTCTCAGGGGAACCAGAGCCCTTGACAGAGAAGGCCTTGAGAGAAGCCAGTTCTGCCATTGACATCTTAGGCGAACCCTTg GTGGCCGGGGCCTATTCTAAGACATGGTCCTGCCGGGAAGATGCCCTGCTGGCGCTGTACCAGAAGCTGATGGAGATGCCTGTTGGAACTCAGAAGGAGGATTTGAAAAACATGCTCAGAGCATCTGTCTTTCTCATCAGAAGAGCCATAAAGGACATCGTGACCTCA GTCTTTCAGGCTTCATTGAAGTTGGTGAAAATGATAATTACCCAGTACATTCCCAAGCACAAGCTGAGCAAACTGGAGACGACGCACTGTGTAGAGAGGACTGTTCCCCTCTTACTCACCAGAACTGGAGATTCCTCTGCTCGCCTCCGTGTCATGGCTCTGAATTTCATTCAG GAAATGGCCTTGTTTAAGGAGGTGAAATCTCTCCAACTCATTCCATCCTACTTGGTACAGCCACTGAAGCCCAATGCTTCCACTCATCTGGCAATGAGCCAGGTGGACCTTCTGGCCCGGCTGCTGAGAGACCTGGGCACTGGGAACTCAGGCTTCACTGTGGACAGTGTGATGAAG TTTGCACTCAGCGCCCTGGAGCACAAGGTGTATGAGGTGCGAGAGACAGCAGTCAGAATCATCCTGGACATGTACAGACAGCACCCAGCCCTCACCCTGGAGCACCTTCCCCCGGAAGACAGCAGCACACGCAGGAACCTGCTCTACAAAGCCATTTTTGAGGGAATCGCTAAGATAGACGGCAGGCTGACGGAGGCTGAAGTCAGG GCCCAGAAAAGAGCAGCCActaaagaagcagaaaagcagaagaaggaagaggtgaaGGTTCTGCAGGGCCAGTTGGCAGCGCTGAGAGAGACCCAGGCTGGAGCCCAG